In one Mesotoga sp. Brook.08.105.5.1 genomic region, the following are encoded:
- a CDS encoding amino acid ABC transporter ATP-binding protein: MEPIVRIRGLNKSFGKLHVLKDIELDVFESDVLVLCGPSGAGKSTLLRCINMLENFHEGSIEVLGKDIKQARANLSFVRKNTGMVFQHFNLFPHISVVDNVALAPILVKKVPKDEALEKARKLLDQVGLSAKYDAFPPQLSGGQKQRVAIARALAMDPKLMLFDEPTSALDPEMIKEVLDVMTNLARGGMTMIIVSHEMGFARQVANKIGFLDDGKIVELTPKDEFFNNPRSDRTKEFLSKIL; encoded by the coding sequence ATGGAACCAATTGTTCGAATCCGGGGTCTCAACAAATCCTTCGGAAAACTGCACGTTCTAAAAGACATCGAGCTAGATGTATTCGAAAGCGATGTACTGGTTCTTTGTGGACCGAGCGGTGCTGGGAAGAGCACCCTTCTTCGCTGCATAAACATGCTTGAAAACTTTCATGAGGGATCGATCGAAGTTCTCGGAAAAGACATTAAGCAGGCGAGAGCCAATTTGAGTTTTGTTAGAAAGAACACTGGAATGGTTTTTCAGCATTTCAACCTATTCCCTCACATTTCAGTAGTAGACAATGTTGCCCTGGCACCCATACTCGTAAAGAAGGTGCCCAAGGATGAAGCTCTTGAAAAAGCCAGGAAACTACTTGATCAAGTCGGATTATCTGCTAAGTACGATGCCTTTCCTCCTCAGCTTTCAGGAGGGCAAAAGCAGAGAGTTGCGATAGCGCGAGCTTTGGCAATGGATCCTAAACTAATGCTTTTTGATGAACCAACGTCAGCACTGGATCCAGAGATGATCAAGGAAGTACTGGATGTCATGACTAACCTGGCACGCGGAGGAATGACGATGATCATTGTCAGCCATGAGATGGGTTTTGCGCGTCAGGTTGCCAACAAAATCGGTTTCCTGGATGACGGGAAGATAGTCGAGCTCACCCCTAAGGATGAGTTCTTCAACAATCCCAGGAGTGACAGAACCAAGGAATTCCTGAGTAAGATACTTTAG
- a CDS encoding ABC transporter substrate-binding protein — protein sequence MKKLFVLIVVACMFVSFGLAATTLENVVKSGKLTVATDMTAVPMQYRDASGKPTGFTVELMELAAREMGVELVWQDVAWESLIPSLLSGKVDMIAANMSMTLTRMKSIRFSDPFFLTGIVAIARKDSPLESWRDLADPSVKMGATMGSVHADFIEDEWGKKASLYDNLAEWMTDIKLGRIDSVMDDEMICIELVNKNPDLKILDGYVRPDTYGLAFRQDKDSDSLVEWFNWFLKWEKLTGEYGKIYEKYVGKAWEPSFIID from the coding sequence ATGAAAAAACTGTTTGTTTTGATCGTTGTAGCCTGTATGTTTGTTTCGTTTGGTCTTGCAGCTACAACACTGGAAAACGTAGTTAAGAGCGGAAAGTTAACCGTTGCAACTGATATGACTGCAGTACCGATGCAGTACAGGGACGCATCAGGGAAGCCGACTGGGTTTACCGTTGAGTTGATGGAACTTGCTGCAAGAGAAATGGGTGTTGAACTGGTCTGGCAAGACGTGGCATGGGAAAGTCTTATTCCGTCATTGCTCTCAGGAAAAGTAGATATGATAGCAGCAAACATGTCCATGACTCTAACAAGGATGAAGTCGATAAGATTCTCCGATCCTTTCTTCCTGACAGGAATTGTCGCGATTGCTAGAAAAGACTCTCCTCTGGAGAGCTGGAGAGATCTGGCCGATCCTTCAGTCAAAATGGGTGCGACAATGGGTTCTGTTCACGCAGACTTCATTGAAGATGAATGGGGCAAAAAGGCGTCTCTATACGACAATCTTGCCGAATGGATGACTGATATCAAGTTGGGTAGAATCGACTCGGTTATGGACGACGAAATGATCTGTATTGAGTTAGTTAACAAGAACCCAGATCTGAAGATCCTTGATGGGTATGTGAGACCCGACACTTATGGACTCGCTTTCAGGCAGGACAAGGATTCCGACTCACTGGTTGAATGGTTCAACTGGTTCCTCAAGTGGGAGAAGCTGACTGGCGAGTACGGAAAGATCTACGAGAAGTACGTAGGCAAAGCCTGGGAACCTTCTTTCATTATTGACTAA
- a CDS encoding IclR family transcriptional regulator, with protein sequence MKAFSDILLSTSLIGVNTMEHFKAFRKVDEIFELFFEQSKWRLTDIVAKLGYPKATVHHILSAMTELDYLTKDKSFYMLGNRILQLSGLMRRNLEFREVALPYLEELRNEINETIHLTSLFRDQVIYLECLHPTHALRPHSTVGVTASMYCTGVGKALLAFQPDSYIDGYLERVTLARRTKNTITDKEQLRKEIQWIREHGYAYDRIEQEESIKCIAAPILDNHGVAKYAVSIAGPSNRMTDEAIERYKEPFLKTIEKLNKLFIDFET encoded by the coding sequence TTGAAAGCATTTTCTGATATTCTATTATCAACATCATTGATCGGAGTCAACACTATGGAACACTTCAAAGCATTCAGAAAAGTGGACGAGATATTCGAGCTGTTCTTTGAGCAAAGCAAATGGAGGCTTACCGACATAGTGGCCAAGCTAGGTTATCCCAAAGCAACTGTGCATCATATTTTGTCTGCAATGACTGAACTTGACTACCTTACAAAAGACAAGAGCTTCTACATGCTCGGAAACAGGATCCTTCAACTGAGTGGTCTCATGCGGAGGAACCTCGAATTCAGAGAAGTGGCTTTGCCGTACCTTGAGGAACTAAGGAACGAAATAAATGAGACGATTCATCTCACATCTCTGTTCAGAGATCAAGTAATTTATCTCGAATGTCTGCACCCAACGCACGCTCTGCGCCCCCATTCGACCGTAGGAGTTACTGCATCTATGTATTGTACAGGCGTGGGGAAGGCCCTGCTCGCATTTCAGCCGGATTCTTACATAGACGGATATCTCGAGAGAGTGACTCTTGCGAGAAGAACGAAGAACACCATAACAGATAAGGAACAGCTCAGAAAGGAAATACAATGGATAAGAGAGCACGGATATGCGTACGACAGAATAGAACAGGAAGAAAGCATAAAGTGCATTGCCGCACCCATACTGGACAATCACGGAGTCGCGAAGTATGCCGTCAGTATTGCCGGGCCTTCTAATAGAATGACCGACGAAGCAATTGAAAGATATAAGGAACCCTTTTTGAAGACAATAGAAAAGCTGAACAAGCTGTTTATCGATTTCGAGACGTGA